One part of the Acuticoccus sediminis genome encodes these proteins:
- the infB gene encoding translation initiation factor IF-2: MSETNDTGEQAGGRKQTLSLRRGGVEKGTVRQSFSHGRTKSVVVEKKKQRRVMVPGQDAPAPAAEPRRPQAAPAAEAPRRAQTPPADAPAREAPTAAPEAARREAQAPSAAGAPNAEAAAPAPAATPSAAASQPEAQAEAGGQQMPTAEELAARALDMPRRPRIIGKAEVRTSPPAPATSDEPRRRSAHASTPGPRGGAQARTGDGRSERDRDGRDNRGRERDRNAGAPAGRSDRGDRGGDRNRGGDRDRRQAGGGGQVHRTLSRAEQEARARALAMARSQESEQKKRAEEEAVREREAIVAAKRQLAEEELRKEREEARRQAEAELAARRAAKEAEEAANKAADASVAPGETAEARSARGATPVRRKTDALEEDEAASAKAKKARATPTKTATKGDDRRKTKLTITTALEDDSERGRSLAALRRRREKEKRGGSRTGPREKIMREVTIPDAISIQDLAARMSERGVDVIKLLMKEGQMHKITDIIDAETAELVVTEFGHTVKRVSEADVEEGLFEERDIDTENAIPRPPVVTIMGHVDHGKTSLLDAIRKANVVQGEAGGITQHIGAYQVDIGAGKVTFLDTPGHAAFTAMRARGAKATDIVILVVAADDGVMPQTQEAISHAKAAGVPMIVAINKVDKPAADPQRVRTDLLQYDVVVESLSGDVQDVEVSAHTGQGLEDLLNACLLQAEILELKANPDREAQGVVVEAQLDKGRGSVATCLVQQGTLKVGDILVAGTEWGKVRALVTDQGERVKEAGPSMPVEVLGLNGTPEAGDQFVVVESEQRAREITEYRDRLKREASAAPSTAMSLEQMMTNLQSQGLSEFPLVLKADVQGSAEAIVGALEKLNTDEVAARVLHQGVGAITESDVTLAAATGGIIIGFNVRANKQAREAADRAGVEIRYYSIIYNLIDDVKEAMSGMLAPERRETFIGYAEILQVFNITKVGKVAGCRVTEGMVERGAGVRLLRDNVVIHEGMLKTLKRFKDEVKEVQAGQECGMAFERYEDIREGDVIECFRVEEVERTLA, translated from the coding sequence ATGAGCGAAACGAACGACACCGGCGAACAGGCTGGCGGCCGTAAGCAGACTCTGTCGCTTCGCCGCGGCGGCGTGGAGAAGGGCACTGTACGCCAGAGCTTCTCCCACGGCCGCACGAAGTCGGTCGTTGTCGAGAAGAAGAAGCAGCGCCGAGTGATGGTGCCGGGGCAGGATGCTCCGGCTCCGGCCGCAGAGCCGCGTCGCCCTCAGGCGGCGCCGGCCGCGGAGGCGCCGCGCCGCGCTCAGACGCCGCCCGCCGACGCTCCGGCTCGCGAGGCCCCCACGGCCGCGCCCGAAGCCGCACGCCGCGAGGCCCAGGCGCCGAGCGCCGCCGGCGCGCCGAACGCCGAGGCCGCCGCTCCGGCGCCGGCCGCGACCCCTTCCGCAGCGGCCTCCCAGCCCGAGGCTCAGGCCGAGGCCGGCGGTCAGCAGATGCCGACCGCCGAGGAACTCGCTGCTCGCGCTCTCGACATGCCGCGCCGCCCGCGCATCATCGGCAAGGCCGAGGTGAGGACCTCGCCGCCCGCTCCGGCCACGTCGGACGAGCCGCGTCGCCGCTCGGCCCATGCCTCGACCCCGGGCCCGCGTGGCGGTGCCCAGGCCCGCACCGGCGACGGCCGCAGCGAACGTGACCGCGACGGCCGCGACAACCGCGGCCGCGAGCGCGACCGCAACGCCGGCGCTCCGGCCGGCCGCTCCGACCGGGGCGACCGCGGCGGCGACCGCAACCGCGGCGGCGATCGTGACCGGCGCCAGGCCGGCGGCGGTGGACAGGTCCACCGCACCCTGTCGCGCGCCGAGCAGGAAGCCCGCGCCCGCGCCTTGGCGATGGCCCGCTCCCAGGAGAGCGAGCAGAAGAAGCGCGCCGAGGAAGAGGCCGTGCGTGAGCGCGAGGCCATCGTCGCCGCCAAGCGCCAGCTCGCCGAGGAAGAGCTGCGCAAGGAGCGCGAGGAGGCCCGCCGTCAGGCCGAGGCCGAGCTCGCGGCGCGCCGTGCCGCCAAGGAAGCCGAGGAGGCCGCGAACAAGGCCGCCGACGCGTCCGTCGCTCCGGGCGAGACGGCCGAGGCCCGCTCCGCCCGTGGCGCAACGCCGGTCCGTCGCAAGACCGACGCGCTCGAGGAGGACGAGGCGGCTTCGGCCAAGGCCAAGAAGGCCCGCGCCACGCCGACCAAGACCGCCACGAAGGGCGACGATCGCCGCAAGACGAAGCTGACGATCACCACTGCGCTCGAGGACGACTCCGAGCGCGGACGGTCGCTGGCCGCTCTGCGCCGTCGCCGGGAAAAGGAAAAGCGCGGTGGATCGCGTACTGGTCCCCGCGAAAAGATTATGCGTGAAGTGACCATTCCCGACGCGATCTCCATCCAGGACCTCGCGGCCCGCATGTCCGAACGTGGTGTGGACGTCATCAAGCTCCTCATGAAAGAGGGGCAGATGCACAAGATCACCGACATCATCGACGCCGAGACGGCGGAGCTGGTGGTGACGGAGTTCGGCCACACCGTGAAGCGCGTCTCCGAAGCGGACGTCGAAGAGGGCCTCTTCGAGGAACGCGACATCGACACCGAGAACGCGATCCCGCGTCCGCCGGTCGTCACCATCATGGGCCACGTCGACCACGGCAAGACCAGCCTGCTGGACGCGATCCGCAAGGCCAACGTCGTGCAGGGCGAGGCCGGTGGCATCACCCAGCACATCGGCGCCTATCAGGTCGATATCGGCGCCGGCAAGGTGACGTTCCTCGACACCCCGGGCCACGCCGCGTTCACCGCGATGCGCGCCCGCGGCGCCAAGGCGACGGACATCGTCATCCTCGTGGTGGCGGCTGACGACGGCGTGATGCCGCAGACGCAGGAAGCCATCAGCCACGCGAAGGCTGCCGGCGTTCCGATGATCGTCGCCATCAACAAGGTGGACAAGCCGGCCGCGGATCCGCAGCGCGTGCGCACCGACCTGCTCCAGTACGACGTCGTCGTCGAGAGCCTGTCGGGTGACGTGCAGGACGTCGAGGTTTCGGCGCACACCGGGCAGGGCCTCGAGGATCTCCTCAACGCCTGTCTGCTGCAGGCCGAAATCCTCGAGCTGAAGGCCAACCCCGACCGCGAGGCCCAGGGCGTCGTCGTCGAGGCGCAGCTTGACAAGGGCCGCGGCTCGGTCGCGACCTGCCTCGTCCAGCAGGGCACGCTCAAGGTGGGCGACATCCTCGTCGCCGGCACCGAGTGGGGCAAGGTCCGCGCGCTCGTCACCGACCAGGGCGAGCGGGTCAAGGAAGCCGGCCCGTCCATGCCGGTCGAGGTTCTCGGCCTCAACGGCACGCCGGAAGCCGGCGACCAGTTCGTGGTCGTCGAGTCCGAGCAGCGCGCCCGTGAGATCACCGAGTACCGCGACCGCCTGAAGCGGGAGGCGTCCGCCGCCCCGTCGACGGCGATGTCGCTCGAGCAGATGATGACGAACCTGCAGTCGCAGGGGCTGTCGGAGTTCCCGCTCGTCCTCAAGGCGGACGTGCAGGGCTCGGCCGAGGCCATCGTCGGCGCGCTCGAGAAGCTCAACACCGACGAGGTGGCCGCCCGTGTCCTGCACCAGGGCGTCGGCGCCATCACCGAGTCGGACGTGACCCTCGCTGCGGCCACCGGCGGCATCATCATCGGCTTCAACGTCCGCGCCAACAAGCAGGCGCGGGAGGCGGCCGATCGGGCTGGCGTCGAGATCCGCTACTACTCGATCATCTACAACCTGATCGACGACGTGAAGGAAGCGATGTCCGGCATGCTTGCGCCGGAACGCCGCGAGACCTTCATCGGCTACGCGGAGATCCTGCAGGTCTTCAACATCACGAAGGTCGGCAAGGTCGCGGGTTGCCGGGTCACGGAAGGCATGGTCGAGCGTGGTGCCGGCGTGCGCCTCCTGCGCGACAACGTCGTGATCCACGAGGGCATGCTGAAGACGCTCAAGCGCTTCAAGGACGAAGTGAAGGAAGTCCAGGCCGGTCAGGAATGCGGCATGGCTTTCGAGAGGTACGAGGACATCCGCGAAGGCGATGTCATCGAGTGCTTCCGAGTGGAGGAGGTGGAGCGTACGCTGGCGTAA
- a CDS encoding RNA-binding protein — protein MTARPTKPPTRTCVVTRRTGAPESMIRFVLSPDGAVVPDIRRKLPGRGVWVDATSASVALAVKKRAFSRGFKAQVDVPDELPEQVEALLRRAALERLAFAQKAGLVTQGFEKVKAALSGGQVCGLIFAADGAPDGRRKVEALAKNALDLHNNVTVVDVFDSAELERTLGRDRVVHAALTTGRLSELFILDAARLRVYLIGGTHDEMHPDQPDELRFAGPIAI, from the coding sequence CTGACGGCGCGCCCCACAAAACCCCCGACGCGCACCTGCGTGGTGACGCGGCGAACTGGCGCGCCCGAATCGATGATCCGGTTCGTGCTGTCGCCGGACGGCGCCGTCGTGCCTGACATCAGGCGCAAGCTGCCGGGGCGTGGGGTCTGGGTCGACGCCACGTCGGCAAGTGTGGCGCTCGCGGTCAAGAAGCGGGCGTTTTCAAGGGGTTTCAAGGCACAGGTCGACGTGCCCGACGAGTTGCCTGAGCAGGTCGAAGCCCTGCTCAGGCGGGCGGCGCTGGAGCGTCTGGCGTTCGCGCAGAAGGCCGGTCTGGTGACCCAGGGGTTCGAGAAGGTGAAGGCTGCACTGTCCGGTGGGCAGGTATGCGGCCTGATCTTCGCGGCAGATGGGGCTCCGGACGGGCGACGAAAGGTCGAGGCGCTTGCCAAGAACGCCTTGGATCTCCATAACAACGTGACAGTGGTCGACGTGTTCGATTCAGCTGAGCTGGAACGCACTCTGGGTCGCGACCGTGTGGTTCATGCCGCACTGACGACCGGTCGGCTAAGCGAACTCTTTATCCTGGATGCAGCGCGCTTGCGCGTGTACCTGATTGGCGGCACGCACGACGAGATGCATCCTGATCAGCCCGACGAACTCCGGTTCGCAGGACCAATTGCAATATGA
- the nusA gene encoding transcription termination factor NusA has product MAVSANKLELLQIADAVAREKQIDRAIVIEAMEDAIQKAARARYGQETEIRAEINPKSGETRLQRLLLVVDEVENPATQIALVDALAKNPDAQVGDFIADPLPPIEFGRVATQSAKQVIVQKVREAERDRQYEEYKDRVGDIINGIVKRAEYGNVIVDLGRGEAICRRDQLIPREVFRPGDRIRAYVMDVRREPRGPQIFLSRTHPQFTAMLFRQEVPEIYDGVIEVKSVARDPGSRAKIAVISRDSSIDPVGACVGMRGSRVQAVVQELQGEKIDIIPWSPDAATFIVNALQPAEVAKVVLDEDSERIEVVVPDEQLSLAIGRRGQNVRLASQLTGWDIDILTEAEESERRQKEFQERTQLFVDGLNVDEVVGQLLASEGFTSMEEVAYVDLDEIASIEGFDEETAEEIQARARENLEELERRNDEARRELGVEDDLREVPGMTSAMMVALGKDDVKNLEDFAGSVPDDLVGWVEKRGSETVRHTGPLAEFGVSRADAEQMIMTARVLAGWITEEDLNGDVEDEDEIEAGDEVDEVVADGDEPLENAN; this is encoded by the coding sequence ATGGCAGTCAGCGCGAACAAGCTGGAGTTGTTGCAGATCGCCGACGCAGTGGCGCGGGAGAAGCAGATCGACCGGGCCATCGTCATCGAGGCGATGGAAGACGCGATCCAGAAGGCCGCCCGCGCCCGCTACGGTCAGGAGACCGAGATCCGCGCCGAGATCAACCCGAAGTCCGGCGAAACGCGCCTGCAGCGCCTTCTCCTCGTCGTCGACGAGGTGGAGAACCCCGCCACCCAGATCGCCCTCGTCGACGCCCTCGCCAAGAACCCGGACGCGCAGGTCGGCGACTTCATCGCCGACCCGCTGCCGCCGATCGAGTTCGGCCGCGTCGCCACGCAGTCGGCCAAGCAGGTCATCGTGCAGAAGGTGCGCGAGGCCGAGCGCGACCGGCAGTACGAGGAGTACAAGGACCGCGTCGGCGACATCATCAACGGCATCGTCAAGCGGGCCGAGTACGGCAACGTCATCGTCGACCTCGGCCGCGGCGAGGCCATCTGCCGCCGCGACCAGCTCATCCCGCGCGAGGTCTTCCGCCCCGGTGACCGCATCCGCGCCTATGTAATGGACGTCCGCCGCGAGCCGCGCGGGCCGCAGATCTTCCTGTCGCGCACGCACCCGCAGTTCACCGCCATGCTCTTCCGCCAGGAAGTGCCGGAGATCTACGACGGCGTCATCGAGGTGAAGTCGGTCGCCCGCGACCCGGGCTCGCGCGCCAAGATCGCCGTCATCTCCCGTGATTCGTCGATCGATCCGGTCGGCGCCTGCGTCGGTATGCGCGGCTCGCGCGTGCAGGCCGTCGTGCAGGAGCTGCAGGGCGAGAAGATCGACATCATTCCCTGGTCGCCGGACGCCGCGACGTTCATCGTCAACGCGCTGCAGCCGGCGGAAGTCGCCAAGGTGGTCCTCGACGAGGACTCCGAGCGCATCGAGGTGGTGGTGCCGGACGAGCAGCTCTCGCTCGCCATCGGCCGCCGCGGCCAGAACGTGCGCCTCGCCTCGCAGCTCACCGGCTGGGACATCGACATCCTGACCGAGGCCGAGGAATCGGAGCGCCGCCAGAAGGAATTCCAGGAGCGCACCCAGCTCTTCGTCGACGGCCTCAACGTCGACGAGGTGGTGGGCCAGCTCCTCGCCTCCGAGGGCTTCACCTCCATGGAGGAGGTCGCCTACGTGGACCTCGACGAAATCGCCTCGATCGAGGGCTTCGACGAGGAGACCGCCGAGGAGATCCAGGCCCGCGCCCGCGAGAACCTCGAGGAGCTCGAGCGGCGCAACGACGAGGCGCGCCGCGAGCTCGGGGTCGAGGACGACCTGCGCGAGGTTCCCGGCATGACGAGCGCGATGATGGTCGCGCTCGGCAAGGACGACGTGAAGAATCTGGAAGACTTCGCCGGCTCGGTCCCCGACGATCTCGTCGGCTGGGTCGAGAAGCGCGGCTCCGAGACCGTTCGTCACACCGGTCCGCTCGCAGAGTTCGGCGTCTCGCGTGCCGACGCGGAGCAGATGATCATGACGGCCCGTGTTCTCGCCGGCTGGATCACCGAGGAAGACCTCAACGGTGATGTCGAAGACGAGGACGAGATCGAGGCCGGGGACGAGGTCGACGAGGTGGTCGCCGACGGCGACGAGCCGCTGGAGAACGCAAACTGA
- the rimP gene encoding ribosome maturation factor RimP: protein MNEVFLDDDRIITETGLDARIARIVAPSLEGLGYRLVRVRVTAQNGCTVQIMAERPDGTLNVEDCEAISHAVSPALDVDDPISKAYHLEVSSPGIDRPLVRREDFERWSGHEAKLETAIPIDGRRRWRGIILGVDGDNVHLRLAELGAEKVHVPLGELSDARLVLTDALVEQSLKAGKKTAMN from the coding sequence ATGAACGAGGTTTTTTTGGACGACGACCGGATTATCACCGAAACCGGCCTCGACGCGCGAATCGCGCGGATCGTGGCACCGTCCCTGGAAGGGCTCGGCTACCGTCTCGTGCGTGTCCGCGTGACGGCGCAGAACGGCTGCACGGTGCAGATCATGGCCGAGCGGCCGGACGGAACCCTCAATGTCGAAGACTGCGAAGCCATCAGCCACGCCGTCTCGCCGGCCCTCGATGTCGACGATCCGATCTCCAAGGCGTATCATCTCGAGGTTTCGTCTCCGGGTATCGACCGTCCGCTGGTCCGCCGGGAGGACTTCGAGCGCTGGTCGGGCCACGAAGCAAAGCTCGAGACCGCGATTCCCATCGACGGCCGCCGCCGCTGGCGCGGCATCATCCTGGGCGTCGACGGGGACAATGTGCATCTGCGTCTTGCCGAGCTGGGGGCCGAGAAGGTCCATGTCCCACTCGGCGAGCTGTCCGACGCGCGCCTGGTGCTGACCGACGCGCTGGTGGAACAGTCGCTGAAGGCCGGCAAGAAGACGGCTATGAACTGA
- a CDS encoding RNA pyrophosphohydrolase — protein MDLLAASPRKGYRLCVGIALFASDGQIFMGKRASRGVVPSYSWQMPQGGIDPGEDPLDAARRELYEETSVRSIEPLGEVDGWLHYDLPKDVASWRGRFKGQAQRWFAFRFVGDDSEINVTEPPEGHSVEFSRWKWEALADVPGLVVPFKRDVYEYVADAFAPLAEPEVLRSAQRRAI, from the coding sequence ATGGACCTACTCGCCGCTTCGCCCCGCAAGGGCTATCGCCTCTGCGTGGGCATCGCGCTGTTCGCCTCCGACGGGCAGATCTTCATGGGCAAACGCGCCTCGCGCGGCGTCGTGCCGAGCTACTCATGGCAGATGCCGCAGGGCGGGATCGACCCGGGTGAAGACCCGCTCGACGCCGCCCGCCGCGAACTCTACGAGGAGACCTCGGTCCGCTCCATCGAGCCGCTCGGCGAGGTGGACGGCTGGCTCCACTACGACCTGCCGAAGGACGTCGCCTCCTGGCGCGGGCGCTTCAAGGGCCAGGCCCAGCGCTGGTTCGCCTTCCGCTTCGTCGGCGACGACAGCGAGATCAACGTCACCGAGCCGCCCGAGGGCCACAGCGTCGAGTTCTCCCGCTGGAAGTGGGAGGCGCTCGCCGACGTCCCGGGACTCGTCGTGCCCTTCAAGCGCGACGTCTACGAGTACGTGGCCGACGCCTTCGCGCCGCTCGCCGAGCCGGAGGTCTTGCGTTCGGCGCAGCGCCGGGCTATCTAA
- a CDS encoding glutathione peroxidase, with protein MRGPIASAPGTVFKVAALVAAASTFAFAMAARMVSADTLPANARAIDWSSVSLTGIHGERLDADLFAGRVVLLVNTASRCAFTPQYEGLQALSDEYAGLGLTVLGVPSNDFGSQEPGSNGEIASFCSARYDVSFPMLEKAAVTGRDAHPLFTWARQNGGRAAVPAWNFHKILIGRDGRIAATFPSYMSPRSPQVMGAVERALRTTGL; from the coding sequence ATGAGGGGTCCGATCGCATCAGCGCCGGGAACCGTATTCAAGGTGGCCGCCCTCGTCGCGGCCGCATCCACGTTCGCGTTCGCCATGGCGGCACGCATGGTGTCCGCCGACACGCTGCCGGCGAACGCGCGCGCCATCGACTGGTCGTCCGTGTCGCTCACCGGCATTCACGGCGAGCGGCTCGACGCGGACCTCTTTGCCGGCCGCGTCGTCCTTCTCGTCAACACCGCCTCGCGCTGTGCCTTCACCCCGCAGTACGAGGGGCTCCAGGCGCTGAGCGATGAGTATGCCGGCCTCGGCCTCACCGTCCTCGGCGTCCCGTCGAACGACTTCGGCAGCCAGGAACCCGGCTCCAACGGCGAGATCGCGAGCTTCTGCTCGGCCCGCTACGACGTTTCCTTCCCGATGCTCGAAAAGGCCGCCGTCACCGGCCGCGACGCGCATCCGCTCTTCACCTGGGCACGCCAGAACGGCGGCCGTGCGGCCGTGCCGGCCTGGAACTTTCACAAGATCCTGATCGGCCGCGACGGACGCATCGCCGCGACCTTCCCCTCTTACATGTCCCCGCGCTCGCCACAGGTGATGGGCGCGGTCGAACGTGCATTGCGCACGACGGGGCTTTGA
- a CDS encoding pyridoxamine 5'-phosphate oxidase family protein translates to MLEEGAASRQAAFRRMTLASVGTDGAPEARTVVLRGADRAQRSIRFYTDVRSPKVAELEVDPRCAAVFYDHAAGIQVRLGGRAVLHRGDAGAAAEWAAMGAYSKICYAQKTGPGVPVDGPEPPSGPAGFDTAQSFANFVLVTVHIASLDWLFLSADGHRRARLWYDDARSPTWLAP, encoded by the coding sequence ATGCTGGAGGAGGGGGCCGCCTCGCGCCAGGCCGCCTTCCGGCGGATGACCCTCGCGAGCGTCGGGACCGACGGCGCGCCTGAGGCCCGCACAGTCGTCCTGCGCGGCGCGGACCGCGCGCAAAGGTCGATCCGGTTCTACACCGACGTGCGCTCGCCGAAGGTGGCGGAGCTCGAGGTCGACCCACGCTGTGCGGCCGTGTTCTACGATCATGCGGCGGGAATTCAGGTCCGGCTCGGCGGACGTGCCGTGCTGCACCGCGGCGACGCCGGCGCGGCTGCCGAGTGGGCGGCGATGGGCGCCTACTCGAAAATCTGCTATGCGCAGAAGACCGGTCCCGGCGTCCCGGTCGACGGGCCCGAGCCGCCATCCGGACCCGCCGGATTTGATACGGCGCAAAGTTTTGCCAACTTCGTTTTGGTAACGGTTCACATCGCGAGCCTGGATTGGCTATTTCTGTCCGCCGACGGGCATCGGCGGGCCAGACTGTGGTACGATGACGCCCGGAGCCCGACGTGGCTCGCCCCCTGA
- a CDS encoding SDR family NAD(P)-dependent oxidoreductase produces MMHERLKDKLRPHRDPPRCALITGATGGIGEAFARELPAMTELVLTGRDEARLAELAAEFGTRARTVVADLATPEGIAAVAEAAEAAECDLLINNAGVGAVGNFLDVDFERHRATLRIDVEAVLALTHRLVPGMIGRAEARGERAGLINVASSTAFVPVPSFATYAAAKAMVLSFTEAFAAEVSGAPIDVLASCPGAVRTAFGARAGYTGTGIPGAMAPEKVARQTLAALGRQSTVMIGPVSAATLAPVALARSMVSHAVMRAGRVMDRVQNRD; encoded by the coding sequence ATGATGCACGAACGTTTGAAAGACAAGCTGCGCCCGCACCGCGACCCGCCGCGCTGCGCCCTGATCACCGGCGCCACCGGCGGGATCGGCGAGGCCTTCGCGCGCGAGCTCCCCGCAATGACCGAACTCGTGCTCACCGGCCGCGACGAGGCCCGCCTCGCCGAGCTTGCCGCCGAGTTCGGCACCCGCGCCCGCACCGTCGTCGCCGACCTCGCGACGCCGGAGGGGATCGCCGCCGTCGCCGAGGCGGCGGAGGCGGCCGAGTGCGACCTCCTCATCAACAACGCCGGCGTCGGCGCCGTCGGCAACTTCCTCGACGTCGACTTCGAGCGTCACCGCGCGACCCTGCGCATCGACGTCGAGGCCGTCCTCGCCCTGACGCATCGCCTCGTCCCGGGGATGATCGGCCGGGCCGAGGCGCGCGGCGAACGCGCCGGCCTCATCAACGTCGCCTCGTCGACCGCGTTCGTGCCGGTGCCGAGCTTCGCGACATACGCCGCCGCCAAGGCGATGGTCCTGTCCTTCACCGAAGCCTTCGCGGCGGAGGTGAGCGGGGCACCGATCGACGTCCTCGCCTCCTGCCCGGGCGCCGTCCGCACCGCCTTCGGCGCCCGCGCCGGCTACACCGGCACCGGCATCCCCGGCGCCATGGCGCCCGAGAAGGTCGCCCGGCAGACCCTCGCCGCCCTCGGCCGCCAGTCCACGGTGATGATCGGCCCGGTGTCCGCCGCGACCCTCGCCCCGGTGGCCCTCGCCCGCTCCATGGTGAGCCATGCCGTCATGCGGGCCGGCCGGGTCATGGACCGCGTCCAGAACCGCGACTGA
- the gltA gene encoding citrate synthase — MTTEQAAQFAVGSETVDYEVMHGTEGPSVVNIASFYKDTGMFTYDPGFTSTASCESKITYIDGDKGVLLYRGYPIEQLAEHGDFLESCYLLLYGELPTMDQKQDFVNRVTYHTMIHEQMNRFFSGFRRDAHPMAVMVGCVGALSAFYHDSTDIHDPQAREIASIRMVAKMPTIAAMAYKYTIGQPFVYPSNDLDYSANFLRMCFAVPCEEYKVNPVLARAMDRIFILHADHEQNASTSTVRLAGSSGANPFACIAAGIACLWGPSHGGANEAALNMLEQIGTADKIPEYIERAKDKDDPFRLMGFGHRVYKNYDPRARIMQKTCHEVLGELGIKDDPLLEVAMELEKIALNDEYFVEKKLYPNIDFYSGITLRALGFPTTMFTVLFALARTVGWIAQWKEMVEDPSQRIGRPRQLYTGAPKRDYMPIAQR; from the coding sequence ATGACCACAGAACAAGCAGCCCAATTCGCCGTCGGCTCGGAAACGGTGGACTATGAGGTGATGCACGGGACGGAAGGTCCATCCGTCGTCAACATCGCATCGTTCTACAAAGACACCGGGATGTTCACGTACGATCCCGGTTTCACCTCCACCGCCTCCTGTGAATCGAAAATCACATACATCGACGGCGACAAGGGCGTTCTTCTTTACCGCGGCTACCCGATCGAGCAGCTGGCCGAGCACGGCGACTTCCTCGAGAGCTGCTACCTGCTTCTCTACGGCGAACTGCCGACGATGGATCAGAAGCAGGACTTCGTAAACCGTGTGACCTATCACACGATGATCCACGAGCAGATGAACCGGTTCTTCTCCGGCTTCCGCCGGGACGCGCACCCGATGGCCGTCATGGTCGGCTGCGTCGGCGCGCTGTCCGCGTTCTACCACGACTCGACCGACATCCATGACCCGCAGGCCCGCGAGATCGCCTCGATCCGCATGGTCGCCAAGATGCCGACGATCGCGGCCATGGCCTACAAGTACACGATCGGCCAGCCCTTCGTGTACCCGAGCAACGACCTCGACTACTCGGCGAACTTCCTGCGCATGTGCTTCGCGGTGCCGTGCGAGGAGTACAAGGTGAACCCGGTTCTGGCCCGCGCCATGGACCGCATCTTCATCCTGCACGCCGACCACGAGCAGAACGCGTCCACCTCGACCGTCCGGCTCGCCGGGTCCTCGGGCGCCAACCCGTTCGCCTGCATCGCCGCCGGCATCGCCTGCCTCTGGGGCCCGTCCCACGGCGGCGCCAACGAGGCCGCGCTCAACATGCTCGAGCAGATCGGCACCGCCGACAAGATTCCCGAGTACATCGAGCGCGCCAAGGACAAGGACGATCCGTTCCGTCTGATGGGCTTCGGCCACCGGGTCTACAAGAACTACGACCCGCGCGCCCGCATCATGCAGAAGACCTGCCACGAGGTCCTCGGCGAGCTGGGCATCAAGGACGATCCGCTCCTCGAAGTCGCGATGGAACTCGAGAAGATCGCCCTCAACGACGAGTACTTCGTCGAGAAGAAGCTCTACCCGAACATCGACTTCTACTCGGGCATCACGCTGCGCGCGCTCGGCTTCCCGACCACGATGTTCACCGTCCTCTTCGCCCTGGCCCGCACCGTCGGCTGGATCGCGCAGTGGAAGGAAATGGTGGAGGATCCCTCCCAGCGCATCGGCCGTCCGCGCCAGCTCTACACCGGCGCCCCGAAGCGCGACTACATGCCGATCGCCCAGCGCTGA